The Antedon mediterranea chromosome 11, ecAntMedi1.1, whole genome shotgun sequence genome window below encodes:
- the LOC140062969 gene encoding uncharacterized protein produces the protein MTSTLKTLLCFLLPIAVLIVSTNGLRCYECHNVFGGSCSEDNFNPASATIVTCNSTDICTKSVVGGLVARGCGEAAGVNADMCSEFLGMFGCMCVTDLCNSASSMTLQITALLASTFLCVVIFA, from the exons ATGACGTCAACTCTAAAGACACTGCTATGCTTTCTTCTTCCGATAGCCGTTCTTATTGTATCAA CTAATGGTCTCAGATGTTATGAATGTCATAATGTATTTGGTGGCTCTTGTTCAGAAGACAACTTCAATCCCGCAAGTGCCACAATAGTCACGTGTAATTCAACTGACATATGCACG AAATCAGTTGTTGGTGGGTTAGTTGCCCGAGGTTGTGGTGAAGCAGCTGGTGTGAACGCTGACATGTGCTCCGAGTTTCTGGGCATGTTCGGTTGCATGTGCGTAACTGACCTTTGCAACAGCGCTTCGAGTATGACCTTACAAATTACCGCTTTACTGGCATCCACCTTCCTATGTGTCGTAATATTTGCTTAG
- the LOC140061999 gene encoding sialin-like, giving the protein MIQRNHSTSTHQSYNQSNFVSSRNQRNNKIPAYDWDEMSQQTLLGAFYYGFVAVQIPGGVLAAKIGGKNVVTFVIISTSVIAALSPWTAGIHVGLLITLRILDGIVQGMVIPAVYTLLSKWSSVDDRSVMVSIFFAGMPIGGIVANYMSGLICSSYKIGGWPMSFYIYSMLGPILAIIWIIWVTESPEKDEITLKTNMPSKDKTQGSIPLYDILSSKPVWAIAIGKFTSVLGFNFLVIEMPTFLSTILGVHIRMIGLLTSIPGLTAAVTGICSAALADYIIRQKHLSVLKTRKLFVLIGFGVSGVSFIALAFTCYRVLGLEILYIIILAMFGFNNASVMPNPMDITVEYVGIVAGATHMVASFTGFIIPIITGFLIKEQNTIEQWVALFLIIGGMQILGMVFFIIFAEAKQQEWSEKNYREEKTNILITAKKQ; this is encoded by the exons ATGATTCAAAGAAATCATTCTACATCTACACATCAGTCTTACAATCAATCCAACTTTGTTTCAAGTAGAAATCAACGTAATAATAAA ATTCCCGCTTATGATTGGGATGAAATGTCACAACAAACGTTACTCGGAGCTTTTTATTATGGATTTGTGGCCGTCCAAATACCAGGAGGAGTTTTAGCTGCTAAAATAGGAGGAAAAAATGTAGTAACGTTTGTGATAATTTCGACAAGTGTGATAGCAGCTTTATCCCCATGGACAGCCGGGATACATGTTGGTCTCCTTATAACGCTACGGATTTTGGATGGAATTGTACAG GGAATGGTTATTCCTGCAGTCTACACTTTATTGAGTAAATGGTCTAGTGTTGATGACCGAAGTGTAATGGTATCAATATTTTTTGCCG GCATGCCAATTGGGGGCATAGTTGCAAATTATATGTCTGGATTGATCTGCTCTTCTTACAAGATAGGAGGATGGCCAAtgtctttttatatatata GTATGCTTGGTCCTATTCTAGCAATTATTTGGATAATCTGGGTAACAGAGTCACCAGAGAAAGatgaaattacattaaaaactaATATGCCGAGTAAAGATAAG ACACAAGGATCAATTCCACTGTATGATATATTATCATCAAAGCCGGTTTGGGCCATTGCAATTGGAAAATTCACTTCAGTTTTAGGTTTCAACTTTCTTGTAATTGAAATGCCTACGTTTCTTTCCACCATACTGGGAGTTCATATAAGAATG ATTGGTTTGTTAACGTCAATTCCAGGTTTGACGGCTGCAGTGACCGGCATATGTTCTGCTGCGCTTGCGGATTATATCATACGACAAAAACACTTAAGTGttttaaaaacaagaaaattgtTTGTTCTAATAG GTTTTGGCGTATCCGGCGTCAGTTTTATTGCACTAGCGTTCACCTGTTACCGTGTATTGGGACTGGAGATtctctatattattattttggctATGTTCGGTTTTAATAATGCTTCTGTAATGCCAAACCCAATGGATATAACAGTTGAATATGTTGGAATAGTAGCAGGAGCTACACACATGGTTGCCAGTTTCACTGGATTCATCATTCCAATTATTACTGGCTTTTTAATCAAAGAACAG AATACTATAGAACAGTGGGTTGCgttattcttaataattggtGGAATGCAGATATTAGGAATGgtgttttttattatatttgccGAGGCAAAACAGCAAGAGTGGTCAGAGAAGAATTACAGAGAagagaaaacaaatatattaataactGCGAAGAAGCAGTGA